Genomic window (Hydrogenimonas cancrithermarum):
TTCCCCGCCGTCCCATGGCGATTCCGATGTCGGCTTGTTTGAGCGCCGGCGCATCGTTGACGCCATCCCCCGTCATCGCCGTAACCAGTCCCTCTCGCTGAAGGACTTTGACGATACGTAATTTGTCCTGGGGCGTGGTTCTGGCAAAGATGACACCCTCTTTGAGCGCCCTGCTCAGTTCTTCGTCCTCCATGCCGGCAAGTTCACTGCCGGTCACTGCCCGCGTCGCATCGAGTCCTACCTCCTTGGCGATCGCCAGTGCCGTCAACGGTGCGTCACCGGTGATCATGACGACACGGATACCGGCTCTTTGTGCCGTACGAATCGCTTCGGGCACCTCCGGGCGCGGCGGGTCGATAATACCAACGACCCCCAACAGCGTCAAATCCTTTTCCACATCTTCGGGATCCAACTTCGTCTCGGGCGGCAACACCCGCTTGGCCATGGCGAGCGTCCGCAATCCACGTTTGGCCAGCTCGACATAGCCCTCTTCGAAAGCTTTTCGCATATGTGTATCGAGCGGCTTCCTGTCGTTGCCGTCGAAATAGTGCGATGCACGCGCCAACAACACTTCGGGTGCCCCTTTGACATAAGCGACTTTCTGCCCTTTTTCCTCCACAATGACCGTCATCCGCTTACGTTCGGAATTGAACGAAAATTCACTGACGATTTTCGGCTCCCCGGGAACCAGCCAAGCTTTGTACGCCGCAACGATCAAAGAGGCTTCCGTCGGTTCTCCGGCGATTTTCCATCCATCTTTTTCTTTGCGTAAAGAAGCGTGGTTGCAGAGCAGCCCGGTTTTCAGAAGCAGCAACAGGTCTTTCCGCCCTTTGTAATTGACCCGTTCGCCATGCGTTTCGAAATGCCCGGCAGGATCGTACCCGCTTCCGGTCACGTCGATCTCTCCATTGAACAGCCAGATCTTTTTGACCGTCATCTGGTTCTGTGTCAGAGTTCCCGTTTTGTCGGTACAGATGACATTGGCGCTTCCGAGATTTTCGGCCGCCTGAAGACGCCGAAGCAGTGCATGCCGGCGCACCATCGCCTTGACACCGAGCGCCAGCGTGATCGTCACGACGGCGGGAAGCCCTTCCGGTACGACGGCCACGGCAAGTGAAACGCCTGTGAGAAACATCTCCATCAGATCCTTGCCGAAAAGGTACCCTACGATCGCCACGAGTGCCGAAATGGCGACGGAGAGAATGCCGAGTTTCTTGCCTAGAAGCGCCAATCTCTTCTGAAGCGGTGTCTGTGCCTGCTTCACTTCACTGGTCAGTTTCGCAATCTTGCCGAACTCCGTATTCATTCCCGTTGCAACGACGATCCCTTTTGCGTAGCCGTTCGTAACGTTCGTGCCCATCCATGCCATGCTCCGCCGTTCGGCCAGTGGCGCCGCCTTCAGCACCGCTTTGACCGCTTTGGTTACGGAAACAGATTCGCCAGTGAGTGCCGATTCGTCGATTTTGAGATTGACCACCTCGATCAGTCGAAGATCGGCGGGAACCCGGTCGCCGATTTCGAGCAGTACGATATCGCCCGGTACCAGCATGGCCGCGTCGATTTCCGCCTCTTTGCCGTCACGAAGCACCTTGCATCGGGGCGAAAGCATCTTCTGCAACGCTTCGATCGCCTTTTCGGCTTTGAACTCCTGTACGAATCCCAAAATACCGTTGAGAATCACGATCGCCAGAATCGTAACGGCATCGCCCATCTCCCCGATCGCAAACGCGATCGCCGCCGCCGCCAGGAGAATAAGGATCAGTACATCGGTAAACTGCCGCAACAGAATTTTGTACCATCTCTCTTGCCGAGCCGCTTCGATTCGGTTGGGGCCGAATGTCTCGAGGCGCCTCTTCGCTTCGTCGACGGACAAACCATTTTTGGGATCGGTTCGAAGCAGTTGAAGGAGCGCATCGACCGGTTCCGCATGCCAGGCGACGGGAGCTTCGGCGATCGGTTCGGTTTCCGATGTAACGGGAGGGGCGATCTCTCCCACCAACACAGGACGCCACCTCGCGACAAGCATGGAGAATGTCAGCGGCACGATAATCGTCGAAACCGAGGAGGCCGCTACAAGTGCCGTGAAGAGTTCGATATCGATCAACTGTGCATCGAGCAGAAGTTTAGCGACGATGATCTCCGTCGTCAATCGGGCATTGAGGCCGATACCGATCGTCCATGCCTCTTTGACAGTGAGCTTCTTCATCGGCACCATCAAAAAAATACCGACGATTTTACCTACGAAGGCCGCCAAAAAGAGCAAAATCGCCAATTCAGGCGCATCGATCAGCCCTTTCAGATCGACACTTATTCCGACCCAAAGAAAAAAAACGATGCCGAAAAATCCGTAACCAATAGCCCGTATCGCACGGGTCGCACGTTCCCCCGCCACCCCCGCATCGTCAAAGACGGGATGCATCAGTATCCCCGCCACGATGGCGCCAACTACCAGGCCGAGATCGGCATATTCGGCAAACCCGCCAAAGATGAAAAGCGTAATGATCATCAGCATAATCAGATTGGAGACTTTGATCCGGGTCCAGTGTGAAAGCGGTATCAGAACATAACGGCGGGCGAACCAGGCCACAATGGTGAAAATCGCGATATTAAGTGCGATATCGACGATCTCCTTCGTATCGTTCGTAATCACACCCGTTTTTGTGCCAATCCAGACCGACACAAAAGCGACCAGAAAAACTTCGATGACATCGTCTAGCACACCGGCTCCAACAATATAGTTGCCCACTTTGGTCCGGATAAGATCGAACTCGTCGAGAATCGGAACGATGACCGCCTCGGCAGTCGGCATACGGGTAATTCCGATGACGAATGCCAATAACCACCCATATCCGAGCCAAAGCATAACGCCGACCCCCATCATAAACGGGACAACGGTGTTGAGCAGCGTCGCGAGAACGATGTCGCCGCTTTGGCTACGCATCTCCTTCATATCGATCTGCAGGCCAATGAAAAAGAGGAGAAAAAGGACGCCCAGATCCGCCAAAACGGTAAAAATATCGCCATTTAAGCCCGTCGTCAGAATCTCTCCAATCGCAGTATAGTGAAGCCCCATTGCAACGAAAAGCGCCGCGAGAATCCCAGGAATTTTCAGGCGTTCGAAAAAACCGGCAAGAAAATAGGTAAGGCCGAATAGAAGAGAGAGCAGTAACAAAAATTCACCCAACACTTGATCATTCATAGCCGGTCCTACACTTTTATCACTTTTTCTATTTTACTCCCAACTCTCTTAAAAGCTCTCAAGACCCTGAAACGGCTGTGGCAAACGCGCCAAATATCTTCCGGCTGTGCCACGCATAGGGCATGAACTCAGGATGCCATTGCAATCCCAATACAAACCTTCCCTCTCGCTGTTCGATCGCCTGAACGATACCATTACGATCATACGCGGCCACGTGAAGCCCTTCTCCGATCCTGTCGACGGCCTGATGGTGAAGGGCGTTCACTTTCAGTACCGGAACACCGACAATCTGATGAAGGCGCGATACCCGTTCGATCGTTACCTCCCGCAGCGGCAAAGGTGTTCTTGGATGTGGATGTTCGAGCGGAAGATCTTCGATGTGAGGATGCAGTGTTCCATGATGAAAAAGGTTGATAAGCTGCATACCCCGGCAGATACCCATCACGGGAAGGTTTTCCTGTTGTGCTCTTTCCAGGAGAAAAAGTTCCATCTCATCGCGTTTGGGATCGCTTTTCACGATGGATGGGTGCTCGTATCCTCCGTACGTGGAGGGATCGATGTCGATACCTCCCGTTATCAATACGCCGTCCATTCGTATACCGGGGTCCCATGAGTGAGGATGAAAGAAACGGGCTTTCAGCCCATACAGCGCCAGCAGAAAACGGCTCATATACCATGCCGTCCGACTCCCCCGTTGGGAGCCTGTAACGATGACTACCCTTTTTCGACCCACGCCTTCACCTCCTTCAGCCATTGATCTTTTTGAAAAAAGTGAAACGGTGAATCGAGATACTCGAGAAATCGGTCACCGAGCCTTTTCATCGCCACCTCGTCACTCGCCAGCCTCTCGACAAGCACCCAGCTGTTCCATGCGTCACAGGTACACCATGCAGCTTCATCGACACGGGAGTTCGGCAATCGGTAGTGATAGGTCGGGCGTGCCGATATCTTTTCTCCCTCCATCTTCTCCATGACCCGGTCGATGTCGATCCATGCCAGCAGCGGCAGCAGATCGAGGGCCCGGTTTCGGGTCGGGTTGTACGCCAGATAATCGTCGATAAGCTGCGGCATTGTCGGGTCGTAAGCGGAATCGAGTACCCGTTCGATATACCCTTTGTCGAACGGATCGATGTAAGGTGTCAGACGCCGCGTCATATCGGGCTTGATCGTTTCGACAAGATAATCGTAAAGCAGAAAAAAGGCTCGAAGCGTCTTGAGTATCTCATCCACCGTGATCCGCGCCGCTTCGGGATTGATATGAAATCCGAATGCATAGAGAGGATCGGCTTTCGTCCCCATCGCGCCGTAACACCGCAGTGCCTCTTTGACCGTTTCGATCACATCGATTCTGTCCAGTGGAAGAGGTGAAGTCGAAACTTCGTACGGAACGACCGTCTCACTCAAATCCGCGATGAACCGCTCGATCGCTTCGATGGTATCTTTTTCGAGTGCCTGATCGAGCCCGATATGGTGGAGCCAATGCTCGAGTCCCGACTCCACGAGAAACTGAAAATCGAGAACGAGTGTAAAAGTTCCATACTCGGTATCCCGGATTTTGTAGTGGTAGGGGTTGATGACATCGACTCTGCCGCCCACTGTCTTCAAGATGACAGCGGCACTCTTTGTCAGCGTCAATCCCGCATACTCGAGTTCGAAACCGACACTTCTGAGCTCTCCCTGGGCATTGGTCCGCATCGGCGGCTGTAAAAATCTCTCAAGCATCATAATTAAATTATACACTTTTTGCGGCGACGACGGCTGAAGAGAAAGCCCATTGAAAGTTGTAGCCTCCCAGCCGTCCGGTTACATCGACAACCTCGCCCGCGAAATAGAGCCCGTCCACCAGACGGCTCTGCATCGTCTCCGGATCGATTTCATCCGTCGCTACCCCTCCTTTGGTCACCTCCGCTTTGGCATAGCCGAAGGTACCGGCCGGTGCGAATGCATAGGACTTTAAAAGAGAGAGGCGCTGTTTCTGCCCTTCCCTCATCGAACGGTACGGAATATTCGGCAGTGCAAGCGCACTGAAAAAGGCTTTGACAAACCTTTTTGGAAGCGGGATCTGCGAAGCGGCCGTTTTGGCAGAAGAGCCAAAAAGAGATTTGAATCTTCGCCCCGGAAGAAAATCGACGGTGATTTTTCCCTGGTTCCAGTAAAGCGAAGCATCGAGCAACACAGGGCCACTGACACCCCTGTGAGCGAAGAGAATATCGCCTTCGAGCAGGCGCCGCCCAACCTGAACGGTCACGGAAAGCGAAAGGCCGCTGAGCTCTTTCATCCATACCTGTTCGGGTTGAAGCGTCAGCCCGACAAGGGCGGGGCGCAGCGGTACGATTCCGTGCCCGAACGATTCGGCAATTTCGTAACCGATACCGGTCGCTCCGACGCTCGAATAACTCAACCCCCCGGTGGCGATCAACAGCTTTTTGGCGTAAACCTCTCCTTTGGAAGTTTCGACGACGAAAAGTTCTCCCGGTTTTTGGGCTCCAAAGATCTCCGTTTCGTACGATATTTCTACCGATGGCGCTGCTCGAAGCAGCAGGTCCGTCAACGCTTGTGCACGATCGGGACAGAAGTACTGGCACTCTTTCCGCACGACGGGTTCGAGACCATGATGACGCAAAAAAGCGATCAGCGCTTCGTTGTCGAATCGGTTGAGAACCTTTTCAACGAATTTTGGATCGCCTAGATAATAAGAGGATGAGAGATTTTGGTTGGTGATATTGCAGCGTCCGCCGCCCGAGATTGCGATCTTGGCGCCCGGACGGGAATTGTGTTCGAGAATGAGCACCTTTCGCGAGCGTTGGTGGGCGGCAGCCATCAGGCCCGCCGCACCGGCTCCCAGGATAATCAGATCATACGGCAACACGGTTTAGTAGCGACGGCCGCCACCGCTTCTTCGGCGATTTCCGCCGCCACCGCCGCTGCGGCGTTTGCGGTTGCCGCCTTTTTTCGATTTCTCGCCGACACCGCTCATCGCCATCAGACGCTCGACCTCATCCTGACTCAGCCCGATGCCACTTCCCTGCCGAGACAAAATACCCTTGTCGAGAATCATGGAGATCAGTTTATAGGCAACTTTTTGGGGTGCCATCTCGTTCTCGAGCACTTCGTATATCTTCACCGCTTCCTGGTTGATATCCTGTTCACGAACGGCGTCGAGAAAGCGCTCGGCGACGTTTTCCGCAGATTCACCGCCTTCGTCGACGAAGCCGTACTCCATCTTCGTACCGACCTTCTGCCGGATACGCTCGAGCTCTTTGAACTCCAAAGGGGTCACCAGCGTGATCGCCGTCCCCTTCTTGCCCGCGCGTCCCGTACGGCCGATGCGGTGAACGTAGCTCTCCGGATCGAACGGAATGTGATAGTTGAAAACGTGACTGACGTTCTCGATGTTGAGCCCGCGCGCCGCGACGTCGGTCGCGACCAGGATGTCGATATCTCGCCCGCGGAACCCTTTGATCACCTCCATGCGCTCACGCATCTCCATGTCGCCGTGAAGGCCTCTGGCGTTGACGCCCTGTGCCTGCAGAAGCTCCGCCACCCGGTCGACTTCGCGTTTCATGCGACAGAAGACGATCGCCTTTTCGGGCTCCTCTTTATCCAGAAGTCTCACGATCGCATCGTCACGGTCTTTCTCTTCGATGACGTAGTAGAGCTGGCGGATATCCTTGTTGGTCGTCTCTTTCTTGGTAACGGATACGAATTTCGGCTCATGCAGGATGTGGCGTGCCAGGTCTTTGATGGGTTCGGGCATCGTCGCGGAGAAAAGCAGGGTTTGACGCTGCTGCGGAAGATAACTGAAGATCTCTTTGATGTCGTCCAGAAAGCCCATGTCCAGCATTTCATCGGCCTCGTCCAGAACGACGATGGAGGGGTTGAAATCTTCGAGTTTTCCGCTGCTGAGCATATCCAGAAGGCGGCCAGGCGTCGCGACGACCACCTGTGCCCCACGACTGATCAGGTCGAGCTGCCGGCGATAACTTTGTCCGCCGTAGACGCTGACGGTGCGAATCCCCGCGAAACGCCCGAGGCTGAAAAGTTCGTCACTCACCTGTGTCGCCAGTTCGCGCGTCGGGGTAATGACCAACATATCGACACCGTTGCGCCATTCGATATTGTTGAGCGCCGGCAGACCGAACGCCGCCGTCTTGCCCGTACCCGTATGCGCCTGTCCGACGACATCGTGGCCTTCGAGAATCAAAGGTATGACCTTCTCCTGAATCGGGCTCGGCACTTTGAATCCCATACGGTCGATCGCACGCATGATCGGCTGTTTGAATCCGAAATCGGAAAAACTCATCGTGGATTGCTCCGGCTGCTCTTCTTGTGTCTGTTGTTCGATTGTCTCTTGTTCCATGTTTATGGTTCTCTTTGTATTGAAGTATAGCTTCGACCAACGGTATAGGCATACTTTCACACCGGTAGATTGTAGCAAGGCAAAAGAATGCGTTTTTTATTGATCAAAGTCTATTTACCGACGGCACGCACATCATGCTCCCTAGCTTTGTGCCCTCGGTGCCCATCTGGTAAACATACTCGAAATGAAGTATATTTGTAGTCGACGGGAAGGACTGACCATATCGGTCAGGTGTTAGGATGGCGCATTATACCATAATTCAAGATTCAAGCCCGATCGACATCCGCCAAAACGAATGCACCGAGAAGATCGACGCCATGTTGCAACAACCGGCCATGCGCTTCCTTCAGCGTCAGCCCCGTGGTAATGATGTCATCGACCAGTACAGCGTCGATATTCGTTGGACCTGTATAGCGGAAATCTCTCGGGTTTTGAACTCTGAATGCAAGCGGCTGACCCGAATAGGAGAGACGGTTTTGGGCATGAAGACGGCCAAAAAGAGGACGATAGCCGTACCGTTTCAATCCTTTGGCCAGTATCGCCGTGTGGCTGTAACCGCCGGACGGATCGTCGTCCACGGGAATCGCGAAGGTCGTTCTTTTGGTTTGCGACAAGGCTTTGAACGCCTCTTTGGCGAGTATACGGTAGATGAACCAGCCGTGCGGCAGGTGCTTTGTCAGAAGAAAGGGCTCGATCTCGTCATAGGCGTAAAAGCTGATAACCTCGAGGCCCGTTTCGAGTTTTCGGATGCGCGGTTCGGGTTTCAGATAGTGTTCGCGGCAGACGCTGCAGAGGAGGGAGAAAGAGAGACGGCGGCAGCTCAGGCAGCGCATTATCGAGTGTTGAGCATTGAGTTTTGAGTACTGAGAACAAATACCTTCCGCTTTCTCAACACTCAGCCCTCAACACTCGATTCTCAGTCTATTTTGAGGACGGCAAGGAAGGCATCCTGCGGCAGCTGCACCTTGCCGATCGCCTTCATCCGCTTTTTACCCTCTTTCTGTTTCTCGAGAAGTTTACGTTTCCGGGTGATGTCGCCACCGTAACATTTGGCGGTGACGTTTTTGCCCATCGACTTGACCGTCTCACGGGCGATGACCTTGTTGCCCACACTGGCCTGCACCGCCACTTCGAAGAGCTGGCGAGGGATCAGCTCTTTCATCGTCTTGACCAGTTCTCGGCCTCTGGATTGTGCCTTTTCGCGCGGAACGATGATACTGAGTGCATCGACCACATCTCCGGCGACACGCACATCCAGTTTCACGAGGTCGCCTTCGCGGTAATCGATCGGTTCGTAGTCGAAACTGGCGTACCCTTTCGTCGCGCTTTTAAGCTTGTCGTAGAAATCGACGACGATCTCGTTCATCGGCACGGCATAGACCAACATGACACGATCTTCGTTCAGGTACTCCATCTTCTCCTGGACCCCGCGGCGGTCGGCCATCATCGTGATGATGTTGCCAAGAAACTCTTTGGGCGTGATGATCGTCGCACGGACGTAGGGTTCGTAGATCTTTTCGATCTTGCTGGTGTCGGGCATTTCGCTGGGGTTTTGCACCTCCACTTCGGTCCCGTCGGTCAGCTCGACCTTGTAGACGACCGTCGGCGCCGTCGCGATCAGGTCGAGGCCGAATTCGCGCTCGAGCCGCTCTTTGACCACCTCCATATGGAGCATACCCAAAAAGCCGACTCGGAAGCCGAAACCGAGCGCCACGGAGCTCTCCGGCTCGTAGCTGATAGAAGCGTCGTTGAGCTTCAGTTTGTCCAGCGCGTCACGCAGCTCTTCGAACTTGTCCGTGTCGATCGGGTAGAGGCCGGCGAAAACGAAGGGCCTGACCTCCTTGAATCCGCCTACGGGCTCCTTGGTCGGATGTTTGGCATCGGTGATCGTATCGCCCACGGCGACGTCGCTGACATTTTTGAGGCCCAGCACGACGATTCCGACTTCACCCGTCTTGATCTCGTTCGTCTTGGTCGGCTTGAGCGGATGGGGATAGGTGAGGCCCAGCACCTGGTGCTTCTTGCCTGTCCCCATGATGAGTACTTCCTGTCCCTTTTTGATCGAGCCATCGAAGACGCGTACGAGCGCGAGCGCACCGAGATAGTTGTCGAACCAGCTGTCGTAAATGATCGCTTTGGTCGGTGCCTCTTCATCACCCTGCGGCGCAGGAACACGGTCGACGATCGCATCGAGCAGTTCACGAATCCCCTCCCCCGTCTTGGCGCTGGCATAGATCGCTCCGCTGCAATCGAGCCCGATCGTCTGTTCGATCTCTTCGACAACACGGTCGGGGTCCGCCGCGGGGAGGTCGATCTTGTTGATGACGGGAATGATCTCCAGATCATTTTCAAGCGCGATGTAGACGTTCGCGATGGTTTGCGCCTCCACGCCCTGTGATGCGTCGACAACCAGCAGCGCCCCTTCGCTCGAAGCGAGCGATTTGCTCACTTCATAACTGAAATCGACGTGGCCGGGGGTATCGATCAGGTTCAAAATATAGGGTTGGCCATCCTTGACGTAGGTCAGACGAACGCTCTGCGCTTTGATCGTGATACCACGCTCCTGCTCGATATCCATCGTGTCCATCATTTGCGTGCCGAGCTCCCGCTCGGTGACGGCCCCACACTCCTGGATAATCCGGTCGGCCAATGTACTCTTGCCATGGTCGATGTGGGCGATAATGGAGAAGTTACGGATATTTTTCTGCACAGAAAACCTTATGAAAAGAGCGAATTAACGCTCTCGTTGTGATAGACACGGCGGATCACTTCGGCAAAGACCGGTGCGGCGGGCAGTACGGTGATCTTGTCGCAAGCCTCTTTGAGCGGCAGCGTATCGGAGACGATCAATTCGTCGAGTTCGCCTTCACGGATGCGCTCGTATGCCGGCCCGCTGAGTACCGGATGGGTACAGCAGGCGATAACGCTTTTGGCGCCATGCTCTTTGAGCGCCGCGGCACTTTTGACGATGGTGCCGGCCGTGTCGATCATATCGTCGACCAGAACCACATTTTTACCTGCCACGTCACCGATGATGTTCATGACTTCCGACACGTTCGCCTTCTCGCGGCGTTTGTCGACGATCGCCATATCGACGCCGAGGCGGCTGGCGAAATAGCGTGCCCGTGCAACGCCACCGATATCGGGGCTCGCCACGATAAGATCGTCGAGATTTTTCGATTTGATGTGGTTGATGAAAAGAATTGCACCGTAAAGGTTGTCGACCGGAATGTCGAAAAAGCCCTGGATCTGTCCGGCATGCAGATCCATCGTGATCACACGGTCGATGCCGGCCGTCTCGATCAGGTTGGCGACCAGCTTCGCCGTGATCGGCACGCGCGGTGCGGCTTTTCTGTCCTGCCTGGCATAACCGAAATAGGGAACGACGGCATTGATCGATTTGGCCGAACTGCGGCGAAGCGCATCGGTCATGATCAGCAGTTCCATCAGATTGTCGTTCGAGGGCGCTCCCGTGGACTGGATGATGAAGACATCGCGGCCCCGAACGCTTTCACTGATCTGACAACCGATCTCGCCATCGCTGAAACGGCTGATATTGGCACCGCTCAGCGGTGCGTCAAGATATTTGCTGATCTCCGCAGCAAACGACTCCGAAGCGGTCCCCGCAAAAATTTTGTATCCGCGCATCTGCAACCTTTTACTGTTTTATTGGCGCGATTATACCCAATGATGCCTCTTAGAGAGTTAAAAATTAAAAGTTAAAGGTTGGATTTTTTTGGGAAGTTTAAAATGGAATTTCATGCGTTGAAAAATGTTAATGGTCGGGGTGAGAGGATTCGAACCTCCGACCTCCTCGTCCCGAACGAGGCGCGCTAACCAGGCTGCGCTACACCCCGCGCAATGCAGGGTGGAATTTTACCCTGCCTTTCCTTAAATTCACATCATTCCGCAGTGGTAATCCAGCCGCCGCCCAAAAGTCTATCATCTTCATAAAACACGGCAGCCTGCCCGGAAGCGACGCCAAAAACGGGTTCGGAAAGTTTGACAAGCGCTTTACCATCCTCTTTTACCTCGACATGGCACGGCACCCTTTTTGTCCGGTAACGAACCTTTACGTCACACGCGAACTCTCTCCGGCCATCCATGAGGTTCACCCCTTCTATCTCGATTTGCCGGACTTCGAGTGCGCTGTGCGGGGTAACGACGATCTGATTCGTTTCCGGCAGGATCTCTTTGACATAGTGTGGTTCGTGTGCACCTTTGACAAAAAATCCTCGCCGTTTTCCTATCGTGTAGTGCATAAAACCTTTATGGTGTCCGATCACATTGCCCTCGGTATCCAGCACCTCACCGGGCATATCCACGGGGATGTGTTTTTTCAAAACGTCGATATAGGTCGTTTCGACGAAACAGATTTCGCTCGACTCCTTCTGGGTCGCGAAACTCTCCAGCGCCTCGATCTTCGCCGCATAAGCTTTGACATCCTCTTTTCTCCACTCACCGAGTGGAAACAGAAGCCGGGGAATGATCTTTTTGTCGATGTCGAAAAGGAAATAGCTCTGGTCTTTCGTCTCATCCAGGGCTTCGAGGATATAGGTGCCGTCATGACGCACATAGTGTCCCGTTGCAAGATAATCCGCTCCGATTTCATCGGCATACTCGATCATCTTTCCAAACTTGATCTGCCGGTTGCATTTGGCACAGGGATTGGGTGTCAAGCCCTGCCGATAACTTTCGACAAATGGTTTGTAGACCGCTTCTTCGAAATCTTTCGAAAGATCGAGCATTTTCGCTTCGATACCGAGATACGCCGCAACATGCAAAACGCGTCTGAAATTCTCTTCATGATAACCCGGCTTTTCATGAAGCTTCATATAGACACCCTCGACCTCGTAGCCGGCATCGAGAAGCAGTTTCGCCGTGACGGTCGAATCGACGCCGCCACTCATTCCGACAAGTACTTTTTTCTTCATTTCGTTCACCGTTTTCATCGGATGTAGTCCATCCTGGGATATTCCAATACCGGTCCCGGCTATGCATTATCACTTCAAAACAAAAGAGAAGCCATTGGCTGCAAGAGAGAACCTCGCAGGTATAGCCAAAATCACGTCAAAAAGGTTCAGTGAAATCAGATGACGGCTTTTGACCCGAGGGGCGAATGGCTTTGCACCCTATTGTGGCACCAGCGTACATTGGAAGCTGTCCGTAGCGCTTACGACACGCTTTCTTGTCTTATGAAGCAAACCATTCGTTTAAAGTGACGATGTTTGGCTGGGAGAAATTTGGTATAAGTAAATATACTATCTATTTTTCAAAAAATCAAGACTTGAGTGTTTCTAGACGATCCCGTTTGGAACCGATATGGGTAATCTGAACACCGAAATTTCCGTCAACGATCACTACTTCGCCGTAAGCGATAACCTTGTCGTCGACAAGAATTTCGAGAGGATCGTTCGCCAGCTGATCGAGTTCGATCACCGATCCGATATCCATCGAAAGGACGTCTTTAAGAAGCATCTTTTTGCTTCCGATGCGTACACGAAGCGGCAGCTTGACATCGAGAATCAGGCCGATATTTTTCATCTCCGACTGATCGACGGGAACCGTTTCGGACGTTTCGGAAGCGGGCACAGCCGGTGTGGCCGGCGCCGCGGAGGCAGATGGCCGAGAGGCATCCTCTTTATCGACCAGCGGCATGAGATTCTCATCCAGCAGCGTCATAAAAATGCCATTGATGACACCCAAAGAGAAGTTGTAGGCCAACAGCGTCGCATACTCGCTGATGTCGATATCCTCCCCTTCCTCGTAAAATTTGATCTCTGTCACTTCAAAGGAGAGCTCAGGAAACTCTTTTTGCGCCTTCATCGCCGTCGCAAGGGCCCCGAAAATATTGGAGACGATCTCTTTGACCGCATCCAGGTCATCACTGTCCATCGTCGGTTTGCTCTCGCCTTCACCACCGAGCATCATGTCCGAAAGCGCCGTACCGAGCATCGGAGAGATCGCTATGGCCATCTTGCCGTTCAACTCACCCGTGACACGAATGGTTACCAAAGACATTGGCGCGATGACATTCGGAATATCCGTTACCGGCTCTTTCTCTTTGAATTTCACATCGGGGCGCTGCCCCGTCAAACCTTCGATGGTTGCGGCCGTCTCGCGTGCCAGCAGTTCGATCCAATCAGCCATTGACGACCTCCTCGTTCTCGTTCAGTGTATTGGCCAGACGCATCCGACGTTCCTGTTCGATCTCCTGCAGAATCTTTTTGACCTCATCTTTTTCATCGACGATCAATTCGGTCACCTCGAGGGATTTTCTGAAGCGCCGCAGTCCAATTTTGCCGATAAAACGATCCTTGCCGTCGGCATTGATCACCGCCGTGTCGTCAGCCGGGCGGTCGAGCCGGATAATGTCGCCCTGTTTGAGGCCGAGAAG
Coding sequences:
- the fliY gene encoding flagellar motor switch protein FliY, with the protein product MADWIELLARETAATIEGLTGQRPDVKFKEKEPVTDIPNVIAPMSLVTIRVTGELNGKMAIAISPMLGTALSDMMLGGEGESKPTMDSDDLDAVKEIVSNIFGALATAMKAQKEFPELSFEVTEIKFYEEGEDIDISEYATLLAYNFSLGVINGIFMTLLDENLMPLVDKEDASRPSASAAPATPAVPASETSETVPVDQSEMKNIGLILDVKLPLRVRIGSKKMLLKDVLSMDIGSVIELDQLANDPLEILVDDKVIAYGEVVIVDGNFGVQITHIGSKRDRLETLKS
- the mnmA gene encoding tRNA 2-thiouridine(34) synthase MnmA; the protein is MKKKVLVGMSGGVDSTVTAKLLLDAGYEVEGVYMKLHEKPGYHEENFRRVLHVAAYLGIEAKMLDLSKDFEEAVYKPFVESYRQGLTPNPCAKCNRQIKFGKMIEYADEIGADYLATGHYVRHDGTYILEALDETKDQSYFLFDIDKKIIPRLLFPLGEWRKEDVKAYAAKIEALESFATQKESSEICFVETTYIDVLKKHIPVDMPGEVLDTEGNVIGHHKGFMHYTIGKRRGFFVKGAHEPHYVKEILPETNQIVVTPHSALEVRQIEIEGVNLMDGRREFACDVKVRYRTKRVPCHVEVKEDGKALVKLSEPVFGVASGQAAVFYEDDRLLGGGWITTAE